The stretch of DNA ACGCCAACAACATCTCCATATATGGATACGAAGAAGGCGCTCCTATGATAGGCATTAATGCCCCGGCACGAAGGGTTGGGTTTTTCCTGCATGACCAGGGAGCCGGATTACTTACTTCCAATGGCTGGAGGCTGTTTGATGCGGCAGTCCGTTGGCTAACAGAAGGCCTGAATGTTCCGCCAGCCTTTAACATTTCCGGAGATACTGTTGCTACCGAAGACTTTGTCGGAACAAAAACCATTTACGTCAACCCGCTGCCTCCGGTTGTCGGAGAAGAGAACCAGGTGCCGGTTTACAATCTTTCTCCCACCACTTCCAGTTTTGTCAATGTATCATTTAGCCCCGCAACCGGTAATGTGACCTTCACAGCAAAACCCAATGCTTCCGGGTCACAGCAGTTTACTATCACCGCTGATGACGGACAATCCAAAAACAATTTGTTCAGTAAGACCTTTACCTTTACCGTTACCCCGGTAAATGACCCGCCCACCTTTCATGTCAGCGGAAATATTTCGGTAAACAAAAATTTCTCCGGTACTCAAACAGTCACCATTATCCCCGATCCGGTGCCGGCAAATGAAGCCGGGCAAACGGTAACCTATTCTCTCTCCCCTACGTCTGTACCCTTTGCAAATGTCTCCATCAACAGTGCTACCGGCACTGTAAGCATTACAGCCAAACCTGATTCTTTCGGATTTCAGGTATTTACCATTACTGCCAATGACGGACAAACTCTAAACAACACAGCCACTCAACAATTCTATCTTGCCGTAAAAAATCCGGATAGCCGGGCACTGTGCTTCAACTGTGGTGGCTCACAATATGTATCGGTCATGGGCGATACCTTTAAATCCGACTATTACTTTTCCACGGGAACCCTTACCTACACAAATGAAAACATTCCTGACTTTGCTAACACCTTTGACGATTTCATCTTTAAATCTGAACGAAACGCCACAACTTTCAGCTACAACATCCCGGTAGCTAACGGAGTCTATAAAGTAAGGCTCTACTTTGCCGAAACGTATTTCGGGGCAACGGGTGGTAATCCCACCGGAGGTGTGGGCAGCCGCGTTTTCCATGTAACCCTTGAAGGCACTCAGGTGCTAAGCTACTTTGACATATTCGCCCAGGCCGGAGGTGCTGAAAAAGCAATCAAGCGTGAATTCAGCAATGTGGTGGTGAATGATGGCATGCTGGATATACAGTTTAATGCCGTAATCAACAAGGCTAAAATCTCCGGCATCTGCATTGTGCCGGATGAAAACGCTAATCGTCCGCCAACTTTTACCATCAGCGGAAACGTGATAGAGGTTAAAAATTTCACCGGAACCCGCACAGTCACTGTCATCCCCGATCCGGTTCCGCCCGGGGAAGCAAATCAAACGGTTACCTACACTCTCACGCCACCTGCTGTAAGTTTTGCAAGTATCTCCTTCAACAGCAACACCGGTCAGGTAGATATTCTTTCAGTTCCTGATGCTACCGGTATCCAGGAGTTCACCATTACGGCCAATGATGGGCAGGCTGTAAACAACACTGCATCCAAAAAATTTATTCTTGCAGTAAATGAAACCTATAGTCGTGCCTTTTGCTGGAACTGCGGAGGTCCTCAGTATCTTTCTTTTTCCGGTGATACGTTCCGTTCGGATTTCTACTTCTCCAGCGGCACATTTACGTATTCCAATAATGCCATTCCGGATATCCAGAACACCTATGATGACCTGGTTTACCGCTCCGAACGCAACGGAAACTCTTTCAGTTACAACATCCCACTTCCTGAAGGATATTATAAAGTCAAACTTCTCTTTTCTGAAATATACTTTGGCGCCACTGGTGGAAATCAGGCTGCGGGACCTGGCAGCCGTGTATTTGACGTAACTCTTGAAGGTAATCTGGTGCTGGACAACTTTGATATCTATACCCAGGCACTTGGAGCGGAACGTGCGCTGATCCGGGAATTTGATAGTGTGCTGGTCAATGACGGCATTCTGAATATCGGCTTTGAAGGCGTTGTTAACAAAGCCAAAGTATCAGGTATTTGCGTAATTCCCTACACCGACAACACACCACCTGCTTTCAATCTCAGTACTGTTGTACTCAATCTGCTGGAAGATTTCCCTACCACGGAAACAATTAGCGTGATTCCGGATCCCGTGCCTCCTTCCGATTCGGCTGATGTGGTTACCTACACGCTGTCGCCATCCACATCCTCTCTGGCCAACGTATCCATTAACCCAACTACAGGTACCGTTACCATAACCAAAATCCCGAACAAAAATGGTAGTGCCGTGTTCACGGTTACTGCCAATGACGGACGCATGTTCGGTACCTTCTCGCGCAGCTTTACACTGAATATTGAGCCGGTGAATGATCCTCCCGTGTTCTCCCTGACCAGCAATGTAGTTTTAGCTAAAAACTTTTCTCCTCCGGTAAGCATACAGGTAGTGCCCGCTCCGGTGCCTGCCGATGAAGTCGGTCAGGTAGTAAAATATTCCCTGTCGCCCCCATCAGCAAACTTTGCAACCGTTACTATTGACAGCCTTACCGGTATCATCACCTTCTCTTCCATTAATAATGCTTACGGTACTCAGGTATTTACCGTGTTTGCGGATGATCAGCAGCCTGTCAATAATGTTGCCAGCCAAACCTTTACCCTTACAGTATCCCCCTACACAGCCAATCAGCCGTTGCCGGTTTTTGTAAATTGCGGTGGCCCTCAGTACCTGTCACTGGATGGAGACACCTTTAAGGCAGACAACTACTACTCCACACCCAGCTTTGCTTATACAAATAATAGTATCCCGGATATTCAAAACACCGGGGATGATCCGCTTTTCCGAACAGAACGCTATGCCGGAACTCTGAGCTACAACATCCCGGTTAGAAATGGCATCTACAACATTAAAATCTATTTTGCAGAAATATACTACGGTGCTACGGGAGGTGCTCCGCTTAACGGAGGTCCCGGAAAACGGATTTTCAATATTTACGTGGAAGACTCCCTTGTAAAAGCTGGTTACGACATCTGGGTAGCCGCTGGAGGAGCTGAAAAGGCTGTTATTGAGACGTTCAACAACGTTTCCATTAATGACAGCTTCGTGAATATCCGCCTGGCAGCTGTGGTAGGCAACGCTAAACTATCCGCCATAGCAATTATCCCCGCCCCATTTGACTGTAATGGAGAACAAAACGGAAGCGCCTACCTTAATGACTGCGGTATCTGTGTAGGCGGCTCTACCGGCCTCAATGCAAATGAAGGAAAAGACTGCAATGGCGTTTGCGGAGGAACAGCCTTCATCAATGACTGCGGTATCTGCGTAGGCGGCTCTACAGGCCTCAATGCAAATGAAGGAAAAGACTGCAATGGCGTTTGCGGAGGAACAGCCTTCATCAATGACTGCGGTATCTGTGTGGGCGGCACTACAGGCCTCAATACCAATGAAGGAAAAGACTGCAATGGCGTTTGCGGAGGAACAGCCTCGTTGGATGATTGCGGCATTTGCTCCGGAGGCACTACAGGACTTGTTCCCAATGCAAACAAAGATTCCTGCGGAGTGTGCTTTGGTGATGGCTCTTCCTGTGCCCCTCCACCTTGTGTGCCCAACGAAGTAGTTTCTTTCACCCTCATGCATGCGGGTACAGCAGGTGAAATAGCCCCCCTCACCAGCGGCATGACCATAAATAAGGCAATCATTGGTGCCTTCAGCATCCGTGCTAATACCTGCAATGGTCAGAATGTGGGCAGCGTAAAATTTATCCTCAATGGCTCCACCATCAGAACTGAAAGTGCAGCACCTTATGCGATCAACGGAGATAGTCCAGCTGGAAATTACATAGCCTGGAACCCGGCTCCGGGTAACTATACTCTTACCGCCATACCCTATACAGGTAGCGGTGGCACAGGCACTGCCGGCATCAGCGAAACCATAACCTTTACAATCATTGATCAGCCCAATACTACTGACTGTGCCGGAGTACTCAACGGAACGGCCTTTATGAACGCCTGCGGCATCTGTGTGGGCGGTACTACAGGCTTGCCTGCCAACCAAGGTATGGATTGCAACGGAACCTGCAACGGGTCGGCATATTTGAACGAATGCGGGGTTTGCGTAGGAGGCACCACCGGTCTGAATGCCAATGCCGGTAAAGATTGCGCTGGTGTATGCAACGGCTCGGCAAGCATAGACGACTGCGGTATTTGTGCTGGCGGCACCACCGGCATCACGCCCAATGCCGATAAGGACAGCTGCGGAGTATGCTTCGGTGATGGCTCTTCCTGCTCTGGTTCAGCCTGTCAACCGCTGCAAATTGTTGCTCTCACCCTGATTGATGCAAATACAGATCTGGATATTGTTACCATGACCAATGGCATGACAATTAATCTTGCCGTTACGCCTTCCATAAGCGTACGTGCCAATACATGCAATAACCAGAATGTGGGAAGCGTAAAATTTTTCTTAAACAATACATTGATTAAAACAGAAAACATTCCTCCCTATGCTGTAAATGGTGACAGCCCGTACGGAAATTACCTGGCATGGAATGTACCGTTAGGTAACCACACCCTTACAGCTACACCCTATTCAGGCCCCAGCGGTTCAGGTACTGTAGGCATAAGCAAAACCATATCATTCACGGTGATAAACCAACCCAACGGAACTGATTGTGCAGGAGTTACCAATGGAACGGCCTACGTAAATGAGTGCGGCATTTGTGTAGGTGGCACTACCGGCCTGCCAGCCGATCAGGGTAAAGACTGTGCGGGTGTTTGCGGTGGCAGTGCTTCTGTGAACGATTGCGGCATCTGCGTAGGAGGCACCACCGGCCTGAATGCCAATGCCGGTAAAGATTGCGCTGGTGTATGCAACGGCTCGGCAAGCATAGACGACTGCGGCATTTGTGCTGGCGGCACCACCGGCATCACGCCCGATGCCGATAAGGACAGCTGCGGAGTATGCTTCGGTGATGGCTCTTCCTGCATAGGGGGTCCATGCGCTCCCCTGTCTGTTACTTCAGTGACTATCGTAGGCATTTGTACCAGTGGTGATATTGCTCAGCTGACCGAAGGTATGGTGATTAATCTGGCAATACATCCTGAATTCAGCTTACGTGCCAATGTATGCTCTGAAGGCGCTGTGGGTAGTGTGAAATTCATTGTAAACGGCACCACTGTAAGAGTGGAAAATACAGCACCCTTTGCCATTAATGGCGATAGCCCCATAGGATGCTTTAAGAAATGGTATGTAGGCACCATTCCCTACACGCTCACGGTCATCCCATACAGCGGAACAGGCGCCACAGGTACCGAAGGTCCGGCTTATACGGTTCACTTTACCATCGTAAACCAGGGTGCCAAGCGTGAACAGTCCGACTATCCACCTGCTGACGATCAAGACATTGCTATTTATCCTAACCCCAATAGCGGCAGCTTCACGCTGGAATTCATGGTGAATGAACCAAATGATGTGGGTATCCAGATATTCAATCATCTGGGACAGATTATCTATCACGAATCAAAAGCTGATTTTACCGGTGAGCTAAAAGAAAACATCAGTCTGGAAAACCATGCACCAGGAATATACTACCTGAAGCTGGTATCCGGTGAAAATAGTATCATCAGAAAAGTGGTGTACAAAAATTAAGTTGCCTCATTTGCCCTGGCCACGGTCTGCAGTAAAGTAAAAAGCCATTAACTACGTTGTGCTCCTAGTTAAAGCTGCTTGCGGGGCAGCCTTTATGGCAATTTGATTGTTATCCTTTGTAAAATTACGTTTGCCACTCACTGCCGGTAACTAAATTTGTAGCCGAAACCAGCAGGTGGAAAAACCCAACTCCAGCAACGAAACTCCGGGACAATCATCCAACGCATCAGCAAGGCGGGCCATACGCTGGGCTGACGTGAAAAAGACTCTGGAAATTTTCAGATATGTAAAGCCCTACCGCGGCCAGTTTATTGCCGGCATCATTTTTCTTCTGCTTTCCAGCGCCACCGTATTAGCCTTCCCTGCAGTGGCGGGCAAGCTTATGGATGCTGCAACAGGCAAAATACACTGGATAGTGAATGACATCAACAGCATTGCCGGACTGCTCATTGCCATTCTGGTGCTACAGGGAGTATTCTCTTACTGGAGGGTGATGTTTTTCGCCAAAGTCAGTGAGTATGCCATTGCCGATATACGAAAAGATTTATATGCACGTATCATTTCTCTGCCTATTCCTTTTTTTGAACAAAGACGAGTCGGAGAACTTATCAGCAGAATCACTTCGGATGTAACCCAGCTTCAGGATACCATTTCCATTAACGCTGCTGAATTTTTCCGGCAGGTTGCCACTATCATCGTAGGGACCACCGTAATTTTTGTCACCTCTCCCAATCTTTCCCTTCTTGTCATTGTTACATATCCCCCTTTGATCATCCTTGCTGTCATTTTCGGACGCTACATCAGGCGGCTTTCCCGTCAGGCTCAGGATGCACTGGCCGAATCTAACGTGATTGTGGAGGAAACTCTGCAAAATGCACCCGTGGTAAAAGCTTTTACCAATGAGCAACTGGAAAAAAACCGTTTCGCGGCAAGCATACAAAAGGTAGCCCAACTGGCTATTCGGGCATCAAAATTCCGAGCCGTATTCATCACCTTTGTCATCGTTGGGCTGTTTGGAGGGCTGGTATTGGTACTCTGGTACGGAGCCCGCCTGGTTTATCTCGGCAACATGACGATAGGTGAACTGACTGCATTTCTGATATATTCGGTTTTTATCGGGGGTGCTGCCGGAAGCATGGCAGAGATGTATAGCAAGATTCA from Chitinophagales bacterium encodes:
- a CDS encoding multidrug ABC transporter ATP-binding protein, whose amino-acid sequence is MEKPNSSNETPGQSSNASARRAIRWADVKKTLEIFRYVKPYRGQFIAGIIFLLLSSATVLAFPAVAGKLMDAATGKIHWIVNDINSIAGLLIAILVLQGVFSYWRVMFFAKVSEYAIADIRKDLYARIISLPIPFFEQRRVGELISRITSDVTQLQDTISINAAEFFRQVATIIVGTTVIFVTSPNLSLLVIVTYPPLIILAVIFGRYIRRLSRQAQDALAESNVIVEETLQNAPVVKAFTNEQLEKNRFAASIQKVAQLAIRASKFRAVFITFVIVGLFGGLVLVLWYGARLVYLGNMTIGELTAFLIYSVFIGGAAGSMAEMYSKIQKTIGASERLLEIMQEEPEMKTPYAAKEVKRMQGYIRFEHVTFSYPSRKEIPVLKDISFKINKGEKVALVGPSGAGKSTIIQLLIRFHSPDSGQIFLDDKPYEQYHLYELRRNIGMVPQEIILFGGTIRENIAYGNPHASEEAILEAAAKANALEFIQSFPDGMNTRVGERGVKLSGGQKQRIAIARAILKDPAILILDEATSSLDSASEILVQQALEELMKGRTSIIIAHRLSTIRKADHILVLNKGELIEQGTHEELMQNEYGLYRHLVHLQFALIEQS